The sequence TCTCATAAAAGCGGAATCATCAACAATAACAACCTTGATTTTATTCATAGAACTCTTTCAGCCTCCTCTTGAGTTTTGTCACGGCCGCAGAGTGGATTTGTGAAACCCTCGATTCCGTAATGTTCAGAACCTCTGCAATCTCCTTCATCGTAAGCTCTTCGTAATAATAAAGAGTAATGGCGTACTTCTCTTTTTCGGGGAGGCTGTCTATCTCCTCGCCGAGCCTTTCTATGAGCTTGTTCTTCACCGTTTCGTCTTCGGGGGTGAGTCCCTTGCTTTTTATAAAATCTATGAGGTTGCTTTCCCCTTCGCCGCCGACGGATTCGTCAAGGCTGAGGAGCTTGTCATTGTCCTGAAGCTCAAGAAGGCGGTAAACCTCCTTCGCCTCAAAGTCGCTTCCGGCGACTATCTCATCCACAGAGGGGCGCGCGCCCAGCTCCCTGTAGGTTCTTTCTATGAACGCCTCAAGCTGTTTAAGCCTTGTGCGCACATTTCGGGGAAGAAAATCCAGACTCCTCAGCGTGTCAAGGATTGAACCTTTTATTCTTCTCTCGGCAAAGGTATAGAAATTTACATTTCTGTCCTTGTCGAACCTGTCCATACTTTCTATTAAGCCAACGCAGGCTGAGGAATAAAGATCGTCAAGATCCACGCTGTCCGGGAGGGACGAGCTCATACGGATAACCCACGACTTTATTCTGGGCATAAACTCTGCAATGATTTTCTCCCGCTCTTCAGGGGAAAATCTGTTTATAGCGCCGCCTGTCTCATATTGCATCAAAGTATCTTCCTGTAGTTTATGACTATCTTGTCTATGTAGAGGAAAAGTTTTTCACTTACGTAATAAATAATGAAAAACATTATAATATCCCTCGTTACATAAGTCAATTTTACCTCAAGCAGAAAGAACTTGTAAACAAATGAAGAAACAAAGGCGACTGTGGCAAGCATCAATGCTATTTCCCTGTGGAGGAAGTTCATTTGAACACCCCCTTAAGAAGACTGTACAGCCCCTCTTTACGTGTGTTTTCGGCCGGAAGACCGAGTATATTTCTCGCTATGTTATAAATATCACGGGAGTACGCGCCGTTCTGATTTATCTCGCAGACTGGCTTCTGGAATTTCACAGAGCTTATAACCTGTTTGTCTTCTCTCAGGTGTCCGAGAAGGTCAAGCTCCACATCGAGAAACTTCTTCGCCACGTTTTTCATGCTCATGTAAATGTTTTTTACGCCGTTGACATCATCCACTCTGTTCAGCACAAAGCGGATCCTGTTTATGCCGTGGTCAAAGTGAACCACCTTCATGAAGGCGTAAGCATCTGTTATGGCGGTAGGTTCCGGCTGAGTGATCACAATCACAGTGTCGGCGATAGCGGCGAACTTTGTCACAGTCCCGGAGATCCCCGCACCTGTGTCAAACAGTATATAATCGTAAACACCGTCAAGGTTTACGAAGATTTCCACAATCCTCTCAAAATCGCTTTCGCTGAGGCTGGCAAGATCTGAAAAACCGCTGGATGACGGGATAACATCAAATCCGTAAACATCCTTCTTTATTACATTATCCAGCTCCGCCTCGCCCAGAAGATATTTTCTGATGGAAGCGGTTACGGTTAGGTTAAGCAGTATATCAACATTGGCGAGCCCTAAATCCGCATCGAAAACAAGAACTTTTTTCCCCATTTTCGCAAGCCAGTAGGCAAGGTTTACCACAAAGTTGGTTTTACCCACCCCGCCCTTGCCGCTGGAGACGGAAATATACTTTGCCCGCCGTTTTTTATCCCATGCTTTTCGTCTTAAATTGTGCGCCTGATCTGTCATCTTTCACTCCAGAACCCCGGAATATCCTTGAGGATCTGACTAGCAATCTTCCTGCCATCGGGAATCTCCATATCATCAGGGACATTCTGCCCTGTGGAAAGGAGGAGAACGGGAGTCTTTTTGCGGATCGGCAGGTTCACCATGGGACCAAAGTATTTTGTTTCGTCAAGCTTGGTAAAAACGACATATTCCGGCATGAGCGCACCATAATTTTCAAAGGTTTCCGCCATCTCGGCGTGGTTGCTGCTCATGGACATAACAAGGGCGACGGTCATTTTGTCCCCTGCGTTTATAAACTTTCTCAGATCGCCTATCTGCTCAGTATCGAACTGGCTTCTGCCCATGGAGTCAACGAATACATAATCATAGCCCTCGGTGCGGGCGAGAATTGTCCGGAGCTCCTCGGGGCTAGAGGCAACCTGAAGGGGTATATCCACAATCTCCGCATAGGTTTTAAGCTGCTCTACGGCGCCGATCCTGAAGTTGTCTATAGTAATAAGACTGACTCTCTTTTTCAATTTAAGGGAAAGGTTTGCAGCTATTTTGGCAACCGTTGTCGTTTTACCCACGCCCGTGGGACCCACGAAGGCGACTATTTTTCTGTTAAGGGAAGAGAAGTAGTCCTTCTCAATGGGGATCAAATCCCCGAGAAGCTGCACAATAAGGTTGCGTATCTGGCTTCTGGTGAGTCCTGCTGTGGCACGCTTTTCTATTCGTTTCAGGAATTTATATGAGATAACGTCGTCCACGCCGTTCTTCACCATAAGGGAGTAAAACTCCTTAAGCTGCTCGGGTAGGTCGACTACTATATTCTCGGTAAGGGCGCTTTTCATCTCAAGCATCTGTTTTTTGATTTCGGCGACGTCAGCCATGAGACTTTCAAAGCGGTTGAGTCCGAGAGTGTTTATCAGCTCGGCAAGCTTGTCCACTCCTCCCTGCTGATAGCTTTCGGGATTAAGCTTTTTTGCCTGACGGGATGTTTCGGACCTGTAAACAGTCTCCTGTGAGGGGCGGCGTATATCCGCGGCGAAGGTGTCCGGTCTGAACTCGTCCTCATCTTTCGGTTCGGCGACCTTGCCGAAGCCGTTATATGTGGAGCCTGTGCTCTGCGGCTTCGGTCTTGCCGCTTTCGCCTGAGCGGTTTTTTCCATGAGAATGCGCTCATCCATATCTACGGCGGCTGTGACCTCTATGAGAGGTTTGGAGAAAAGACCGAAGCTGTTGTTTTTGACGACTTTTCTGGTGGAAAGAATGACAGCCTCGGAGCCGAGCTCCTGCTTGATCATCCTCATCGCCTCAGCCATGTCGTACGCTTCGTACTTTTTTATCTTCATACCTTAATCTCCAGCATGCCGAGGCTCTCTATCCTGACATTCTCGCTTATTTCGTTGTGAGATATAACATTAATGTTCTTAACAAATTTCTCCGCAAAACGGCGCATTGCAGAGCGCAGGGGAGGGGAAATAACAAGAACCGGACTGAATCCTTTATGTGTCACCTCATCAACCTTACCTATCATTTTAGACAGAATTTTCTGCGCGGCAAGGGGGTCTATAAGTATATCCTTTCCTTCGTCACCCTGCTGAAGATTTTTTGCCAGAAGCTGTTCAATCTCAGACGGGAGTGTGAAAACATAAAGCGCGCCGTCCGGAGCGAGAAGGCTCTCGGTTATCTGTCTTCTTAGGGACAGACGCACTCTTTCCGTGAGGTTTTCCACATCCTTGGTCTGCACTCCGTAAGAGGCGAGAACCTCCAGAATGCTGCGGAGGTTGCGGATGGAGATCCTCTCTCTCAGCAGGTTCTGCAATACCCTGTTTACAGTGCCCAGATCCAGTATGCCGGGGATGAGGTCTTCCACCAGCTTCGGAAATTTTTCCTTGACTCCGTTGACAAGCTCAAGGGTCTCCTGCCTGCCTATAAGCTCATTAGCATAGGACTTTATCACTTCCGTAAGGTGTGTGGCGATCACCGTAGCCGGATCGACTATGGTGAAGCCGTTAAGCTCCGCCTTCTCCTTCTGACGCTCGTCCACCCATTTGGCGGCGAGTCCGAAAGCAGGTTCCTTAGTGGGAATGCCGTCTATCTTGTCCACGCTCCCCTCGGGGTTCATAACCAGAAATTTATCCGGAAAAATAGTTCCGCTGGCGACTCTGACACCTTTAAGGAGTATGTTGTACCCGTTGCCGTCAAGCTGGAGATTATCCCTTATCCTGACGGGGGGAACGATTATCCCCATCTCAAGGGCGACCTGCTTGCGTATGGATTTTATGCGGTTAAGAAGCGTTCCGCCCTGAGCAGAATCCACAAGAGGGATGAGGCTGAAGCCGATACCAAGCTCCATGGTATCCATCTCCAGCAGTTCTCTTACCTCTTCCTCCTCCGTTGCGGGCTTGCGCTCCTCCTCCTGCTCTTCCTCATCCTCTTCCGGCTTTTCCGCCGCCTTTTTAGCGGAATGCGCTATGGCGAAAAATATCCCCGAAAGAAAAAGAAAAGGGAAAAACGGCATACCGGGCACAACCGCAAAGAAAAGGAGTATGCCGCCAGTTATGTATAGCACCCTTGTACTGCGGAAAAGCTGTCTGGCGAGCTGACCGCTGAGATCCTTGTCTCCTCCGCCCGCACGGGAAACTATGAGACCCGCCGCAGTGGAAACTATCAGTGAGGGGATCTGGCTCACCAGACCGTCGCCCACGGTCAGGATAGTGAAAACGCCTGCCGCCTCCGCCACTTCCATACCGTTTTGCAGAACGCCTATGGCGAGACCGCCTATTATATTTATGCCTGTGATGATAAGCCCCGCGACGGCGTCACCGCGAACAAACTTGCTCGCACCGTCCATGGCTCCGTAATAGTCTGCTTCCTGCTGGATTTTTGCCCTTTTTGCCTTTGCGCCCGCCTCGTCTATGAGCCCTGCGTTGAGATCGGCATCAATGCTCATCTGCTTGCCGGGCATGGCGTCCAGCGTGAACCTTGCCGCAACCTCCGCAATACGTCCGGAACCCTTAGTGATAACCATAAAGTTGATCAGCACAAGGATAAGGAAGATGATAACACCAACGGCATAGTTGCCGCCCACCACATACTGACCGAACGCCTGAATAACATGTCCCGCCGCGCCCTCGCCCTCCGAGCCGTTGAGAAGGATACGCCTTGTGGAGGCGACGTTAAGCGAAAGTCTGAACAGGGTAATGATCAGCAGTACCGAAGGAAAGGTTGAAAACTTAAGCGGTTCATCCGCATAGATCGCCACCATCAGAATCAGAACCGACAGAGCGATGCTGCAAACCAGAAGCAGGTCCAGAAATACGGCGGGCATAGGCAGAATCATCACTATGATTATGCCTATGAAAAACAGACCGAAGCCTATTTCGCCCTGTTTTATCAATTTTGTCATCATGCTGGACTGAGCCACTGAACTACCTTCTCATATGCTTAAATTTCCCTACAAGGGCAAGTATTTCTGCTACTGCTTTATACAAATTCTCAGGTATTTCATCACCTATGTCAACAGTTTTGAAAAGTGTTCTCGCAAGGGGCGGATCCTCATGAACAAGCACTCCGCTCTTCTTCGCAAGCTCTTTTATCCTCAGCGCCAGAAGTCTCTGCCCTTTTGCCACCACGGTAGGCGCTTTATCCTCCCCGGGGCGGTATCTCAGAGCAATGGCAAAGTGAGTGGGGTTGGTCACCACAACGTCAGACTTCGGAACGTCAGACATCATCCTCTTGCGTGCCATTTCCCTCTGCATGCTTCTGATCTTCTGCTTTATGATGGGATCCCCCTCCATCTGCCTGAACTCCTCCTTGACCTCCTGTTTTGTCATCTTAAGGTCTTCGGTGTTCTGCCACTTCTGGTACATGAAGTCTATAATGGCGAGTATCAGAATCAGAACCCCGATCTTGAGGAAAAGCTCAAAAATAAGCATAAGAAAAAACATTATGCTGTCTATGGGTTCGGAATCACCCAAGCGGAGAATTGTCGGTATCTTCCCTTTTATGATGTAAAAGGCGGATAATCCCACAACGAATATCTTAAACAGTGACTTGAAAAGCTCCACAAGGCTGCGCTTGGAAAATATCCTGCCGAAACCCTTTATGGGATCAAGCCTGTCAAGCTTTACGGCAAGCGCCTTCGGGCTGAAAAGAAAACCGAACTGCATGATGTTTGAGGCAATGTTCACCACAAACAGCATCAGCAGCACAGGCGCGAGGAGCTTCGTCATGAAAATTATCACAAAAAACATCAGGCTGACGGCGCTTTTCTCGTCCAGCACGTAATCAAGGGACATGAATGATTCCCGCATGAACCGCATCAGCTCGTCCGCCATTGTGGAAATATAGAAATACATGAATATGGCGGTGGCGACAAAGGTCACGGCGGCGCTGAGCTCCCTTGTCTTGGCGACATTGCCTTCCTCTCTGGCTTTCTGAATCCGCCGCCCCGTGGGCTGTTCGGTCTTCTCCGAATCGTTGTCAGCCATCAGTTACCGCCGAAAATATGAAATAATGTCGCGACCCGCATGAAGTACTCATGGAGAAGCTTTTCAAAAACAATAAAGAAATAGCGCAGGCTTATGCTGAGTACGGAAAGCCCAACGGCTATCTGGAGGGGAAAGCCCACTATCATGAGGTTGAGCTGCGGCACAAGCCTGCCCATTATCCCCATTATAACGTGTGTGCAGAGCATAACAACGAATATCGGGGCGACTATCTTAAGCGCTGTGAGGAATGAAGCGCTGAGCATTTTTGCGATGTAGAGAAACCCCTCCGCCTTGAAGGTGAATATTCCCAAAGGAACCGCCCTGAAGGATTCGCTCATGGCGCCGATAACCATCAGGTGACCGCCGAGGGCTATAAAAAAAAGGATCATCGCTATGTTTTTGAGCTGGGCGATGATGGAAAGCTGCATATTCATCGAAGGGTCGAATGAGTTAACCATACTGAAGCCCATCTGAAAGCCCGCAAGCTCACCGCCTATCTGCACACCCACAAAGAGGAGCTGAGCCATCATCCCTGTGGCGATGCCGAGCAGAACCTCCTTGGCAATAAGCAGGACAAGCAGCAGCGGGTGAACATCAGACAGCCCTATGGACTGCACATTGGGGAAAACCACAACGGCAAGCACAAGGGAGGTAACGACTTTTACATTGTCCGGAATAAGCTGGCTGCTGAACATCGGGGCGCTGAAAATTATGCCCGAAATGCGGAAGAAGACCATAATAAAAGTCAGCAGCAGATCCGTCTGATAAAGGAACTCAAACATACGGCAGTGTAATACTTCCGTCCTGTTTATACAAGGCTAAAGCTTTTGTGCCGCTCTACTCTCCGGAAGCCATGGGAACCCTTTGAATGCTTTCCTGATTTTTT is a genomic window of Geovibrio thiophilus containing:
- a CDS encoding sigma-70 family RNA polymerase sigma factor; this translates as MQYETGGAINRFSPEEREKIIAEFMPRIKSWVIRMSSSLPDSVDLDDLYSSACVGLIESMDRFDKDRNVNFYTFAERRIKGSILDTLRSLDFLPRNVRTRLKQLEAFIERTYRELGARPSVDEIVAGSDFEAKEVYRLLELQDNDKLLSLDESVGGEGESNLIDFIKSKGLTPEDETVKNKLIERLGEEIDSLPEKEKYAITLYYYEELTMKEIAEVLNITESRVSQIHSAAVTKLKRRLKEFYE
- a CDS encoding MinD/ParA family protein, which codes for MTDQAHNLRRKAWDKKRRAKYISVSSGKGGVGKTNFVVNLAYWLAKMGKKVLVFDADLGLANVDILLNLTVTASIRKYLLGEAELDNVIKKDVYGFDVIPSSSGFSDLASLSESDFERIVEIFVNLDGVYDYILFDTGAGISGTVTKFAAIADTVIVITQPEPTAITDAYAFMKVVHFDHGINRIRFVLNRVDDVNGVKNIYMSMKNVAKKFLDVELDLLGHLREDKQVISSVKFQKPVCEINQNGAYSRDIYNIARNILGLPAENTRKEGLYSLLKGVFK
- the flhF gene encoding flagellar biosynthesis protein FlhF; translated protein: MKIKKYEAYDMAEAMRMIKQELGSEAVILSTRKVVKNNSFGLFSKPLIEVTAAVDMDERILMEKTAQAKAARPKPQSTGSTYNGFGKVAEPKDEDEFRPDTFAADIRRPSQETVYRSETSRQAKKLNPESYQQGGVDKLAELINTLGLNRFESLMADVAEIKKQMLEMKSALTENIVVDLPEQLKEFYSLMVKNGVDDVISYKFLKRIEKRATAGLTRSQIRNLIVQLLGDLIPIEKDYFSSLNRKIVAFVGPTGVGKTTTVAKIAANLSLKLKKRVSLITIDNFRIGAVEQLKTYAEIVDIPLQVASSPEELRTILARTEGYDYVFVDSMGRSQFDTEQIGDLRKFINAGDKMTVALVMSMSSNHAEMAETFENYGALMPEYVVFTKLDETKYFGPMVNLPIRKKTPVLLLSTGQNVPDDMEIPDGRKIASQILKDIPGFWSER
- the flhA gene encoding flagellar biosynthesis protein FlhA, which encodes MMTKLIKQGEIGFGLFFIGIIIVMILPMPAVFLDLLLVCSIALSVLILMVAIYADEPLKFSTFPSVLLIITLFRLSLNVASTRRILLNGSEGEGAAGHVIQAFGQYVVGGNYAVGVIIFLILVLINFMVITKGSGRIAEVAARFTLDAMPGKQMSIDADLNAGLIDEAGAKAKRAKIQQEADYYGAMDGASKFVRGDAVAGLIITGINIIGGLAIGVLQNGMEVAEAAGVFTILTVGDGLVSQIPSLIVSTAAGLIVSRAGGGDKDLSGQLARQLFRSTRVLYITGGILLFFAVVPGMPFFPFLFLSGIFFAIAHSAKKAAEKPEEDEEEQEEERKPATEEEEVRELLEMDTMELGIGFSLIPLVDSAQGGTLLNRIKSIRKQVALEMGIIVPPVRIRDNLQLDGNGYNILLKGVRVASGTIFPDKFLVMNPEGSVDKIDGIPTKEPAFGLAAKWVDERQKEKAELNGFTIVDPATVIATHLTEVIKSYANELIGRQETLELVNGVKEKFPKLVEDLIPGILDLGTVNRVLQNLLRERISIRNLRSILEVLASYGVQTKDVENLTERVRLSLRRQITESLLAPDGALYVFTLPSEIEQLLAKNLQQGDEGKDILIDPLAAQKILSKMIGKVDEVTHKGFSPVLVISPPLRSAMRRFAEKFVKNINVISHNEISENVRIESLGMLEIKV
- the flhB gene encoding flagellar biosynthesis protein FlhB; amino-acid sequence: MADNDSEKTEQPTGRRIQKAREEGNVAKTRELSAAVTFVATAIFMYFYISTMADELMRFMRESFMSLDYVLDEKSAVSLMFFVIIFMTKLLAPVLLMLFVVNIASNIMQFGFLFSPKALAVKLDRLDPIKGFGRIFSKRSLVELFKSLFKIFVVGLSAFYIIKGKIPTILRLGDSEPIDSIMFFLMLIFELFLKIGVLILILAIIDFMYQKWQNTEDLKMTKQEVKEEFRQMEGDPIIKQKIRSMQREMARKRMMSDVPKSDVVVTNPTHFAIALRYRPGEDKAPTVVAKGQRLLALRIKELAKKSGVLVHEDPPLARTLFKTVDIGDEIPENLYKAVAEILALVGKFKHMRR
- the fliR gene encoding flagellar biosynthetic protein FliR codes for the protein MFEFLYQTDLLLTFIMVFFRISGIIFSAPMFSSQLIPDNVKVVTSLVLAVVVFPNVQSIGLSDVHPLLLVLLIAKEVLLGIATGMMAQLLFVGVQIGGELAGFQMGFSMVNSFDPSMNMQLSIIAQLKNIAMILFFIALGGHLMVIGAMSESFRAVPLGIFTFKAEGFLYIAKMLSASFLTALKIVAPIFVVMLCTHVIMGIMGRLVPQLNLMIVGFPLQIAVGLSVLSISLRYFFIVFEKLLHEYFMRVATLFHIFGGN